In the uncultured Methanobacterium sp. genome, one interval contains:
- the rrp41 gene encoding exosome complex exonuclease Rrp41 has product MASTTKKRPDGRAFDGLRPLKIEAGVLERADGSAYVEIGDNKVLAAVYGPRELHVRRLLKPNMAILRCRYNMAPFSVEDRKRPGPDRRSVEISKITTEALNPAVFLEKFPRSTIDIFIEVLQAEGGTRCAGITAASVALADAGIPMRDMVSACAAGKADGQVIMDLSEWEDKEGEADLPIAMMPRTGDITLLQMDGHLTDDEFEKALDLAIKGCKIISEEQKKAIKNRYGD; this is encoded by the coding sequence ATAGCTTCTACCACTAAAAAAAGACCAGATGGAAGAGCTTTCGATGGATTAAGGCCCTTAAAAATTGAAGCAGGAGTCTTAGAAAGAGCCGATGGATCAGCCTACGTGGAAATTGGTGATAACAAAGTTTTGGCAGCGGTTTATGGTCCCCGAGAATTACACGTGCGTAGATTACTAAAGCCCAATATGGCCATCCTGCGCTGCCGCTATAACATGGCACCATTCTCAGTGGAAGACCGAAAACGACCCGGACCAGACCGTAGATCAGTGGAAATATCCAAGATAACCACAGAAGCACTTAACCCTGCGGTTTTCCTGGAAAAATTCCCAAGATCAACCATTGACATTTTCATAGAAGTCCTGCAGGCAGAAGGAGGAACCAGGTGTGCCGGTATAACCGCAGCATCTGTTGCTCTGGCCGATGCAGGAATACCCATGAGGGACATGGTATCTGCCTGTGCAGCTGGTAAAGCTGATGGGCAGGTTATAATGGACTTATCAGAATGGGAAGATAAGGAAGGAGAAGCTGACTTACCCATTGCCATGATGCCCCGTACAGGGGATATAACCCTGCTGCAGATGGACGGACACCTCACTGATGATGAATTCGAGAAGGCACTGGATCTGGCTATAAAAGGATGTAAGATCATCAGCGAAGAACAGAAAAAAGCCATAAAGAACAGGTACGGTGATTAA